The Salinigranum halophilum genomic sequence GGTCGGTGACGAGTCCCCGCCCCGTCGCGGCGTAGGCGCTGTACACCCGGTCGCCGACGGGGGCGGAGATGACCTGCGAGGGGGTCAGCCAGAAGGTGAGCACGCCGACGAACAGGCCCACGCCGGCCAGCGAGAACAGCACCGTCTGCGACTCGGGGACGGCGAGCGCGGCGACGGCCGCGAGCACCCCGAGAACGAAGAAGCCGGCCGCGGCTCGCCGGTACGACCGGCGGACGCGGCTCTCACGCTGTGCGCGCAGGCGGGCGTTCTCGGCGGCGAGCAGCTGGACCTCGCCGAGGAGCTCCTCGCGGGTGAGCCCCGACTCGGTCACGCGCTGGTCCTCGCCGTCGCGGACGGTCGACGCCTCGCTCATGTCATGCGCCCTCCACGGTGGTGCTCTGTGGCTCGTACCAGCGGAACAAAGCCGTTGCGACAGCCCCCACGAACACGAGCAGCAGGCTCGTCTGCCAGAGCGAGGCGACCGAGCCCAGCGAGACGACGAGCAGCGCCCCGACGACGACGAGGCTGCCGAGGGCGACGCCGACCGTCTCGACGACCCGGGCCGTCGCGAGCAGGCGACCGAAGCAGACGAGCACGAGCGCGCCCTGGACGGGCACGAACACGGGATCGTCCAGCGGCACGGGGAAGACCGCCGCGACGACCACCTGTCCGACGGCGTACCCGTACGGGCCGCCGAGGACGGCGAAGACGAGGGCGACGACGGCGGCTCCGGCGACGCCGGCCACGCCGAACGACGGGGCCAACAGCGCCGCGAGCGCGACGCTTCCCACGACGCCGAGCACCACCGCACGCAGTCGGTCTCGGGCTCCTCGCCCCCGCCCGTCGGCGAGTGCCGGCACGCTCATGGGCGCGCCTCCACGCGCTGTCGGCGCGCTTCGGCCTCGCGGAGGACGCGTTCGAGGCGCGAGCCGGGGCCGACCTCGAACGCCGAGACACCGGCCATGCCGGACAGTTCGCGGCGGAACGTGTCGAACTCGCGGAGACGACCGTACGTCGCGCGCGCGTCGGCCGCGTCGTCGGCGTCGGCGTCGAACAGCGCCGACGGGGTGAGGAACACCACGACGTGACCGTCCCGGCGCTGGGCGAGGCGGACGCTCTCTCTGAGCGCCGCGCGGTTCGCGTCGTCGGTGAGGACGACCGTGAGAACGGTCCCCCCGCCGGCGAGCGTCGTCCGGGCCCGCCCGCTCCGCAGGAGGCGGTAGAGTCGGTCGGACTCGACGCTCGCGCTCGCGTCGTCGGCGAGGAACGGGCGGAGTCGCCGGGCGAACGCGGTCTCGTCACCCTCGAGCGACCGCGCGGCTCGCCGGGTCCGCTGTCGGCTGCGGCGGTGGAGACGCGTGCTGTCCGACCCTGCGCCCTCGACGGTCTCGATGGCGTACAGGCGTCTGCGGAGCCGTTCGTACTGCTCGCCCGTCGCGCGCGCCGGGAGACCCGAGACGCCCTCGTCGTCGAGGACGTACAGGCCGATGGGCTCGCCGGAGTTGCGCGACTCGCCGACGAGCGCCAGCGCCACCTGCCGGAGGTAGTCGAACTTCGTCGCCCCCGGCGGGCCGGCGTGGAGCCCCGCCCGCGCGTCGAGAATCATCGTGGTGACGACGGCCGTCTCTGACTCGAACTCACGGACGTGGAGGTCGTCGAGCCGCGCCGTCGCCTTCCAGTCGATGCGGGTGATGGCGTCGCCGGGGACGTACTCGCGCACCTCCCCGAGGTCGAAGCCGTTCCCCCGGAGGACCGTCTGCTGCCGGCCGAGCGTCGACAGCAGGCTCGCACCCCCCTCGGCGATGTAGGTGTCGCGTGGTCGTGGGGGGTCGATTCGCGCCGTCGGTGTCTCCCCGGCGCGGAACGTCGCCGAGAACAGGCCCCAGCGGTCGGCGACCCGGACCGACGCCGGCTCTAAGCGATACTCGCCCGCGACCCGCCACGTGAGCGTCCCCGTCAACTCGGCGGCGGTCTCGCCGGGTGCGAGCTCGACGGGTTCGATGGTCGGGTCGCCCGCGACGGGGACGCGTGGTTCGACGCGCAGGCGGAGGTCGACGGGGCGGGGAAGCGACACCCGGACGGTGAACGGGCGTGCCTCGTCGACGAACGCGGGCGTGGTGGGCGTCTGTTCGACGACGAGTTCACCCTCGAGCCAGCGGGCGGCCGCGACGAACTGGTAGCCGTGGGCGAGCACCCACGCCAACAGCCCTGCGGCGGCGAAGAGGAAGACGGGCTGTTCGAGGAGGGGCGCGCCGACAGCGAACAGGACGAGCAACGCGACCACCCCCCAGAGACGTCGGCTGTAGTTCATTCGTAGACAGGACGCCGTGCGGGTAATTCAACCTATCCATGAGAATCAGGCTCGGATTAGGGTTTTCGCGGTCGTTAACAACGTCCTACCGCCCCACACCGGCGGTAGCCGAGCCATACTTTTGCCCCCTCGTCGTGTCCCTCACACAATGTCTTCTGACCGCCGCTTCCTCTCTGCTGTGACCCGCGAGGCCCCGCCGGACCTCCTCGTCCTCGCGGGCGTCGTCGTCGCCACGTGGGTGACGCTCGCCGTTGCACTTCCCCAGGGGAACCCGCTCGTCGTCCCGCTCGCGGTCCTGTTCGTCCTCGTCGCTCCGGGCTACGCCCTCGTGTCGGCGCTCTTTCCCGCCCGGCGGGCCGCACAGACGCGCGACGGCCACCACCTCGACGTCCGCGGGCTCGACTTCCCCGAACGGCTCGCCCTCGGCGTCGGGACGAGCATCGTCGTCGCGCCGTTCGTCGCGTTCGTCCTCCAGGCGACCGTCGCCGGCATCGCGCGCACCCCCGTTCTCCTCCTTTTGGGTGCCGTGACGCTGTTCGTCATCGCGCTCGCGATCGTGCGCTGGCGGGCGCTCCCACCCGAACTCCGCTACCACGTGGGGCTGCGCACCGACAGACTCCGGGCTGCACCCGTCGCCGACCGCCTGCTCGTCGTCGTGGTCGCGGTCGTGGTCGTGGTCGCGGTCAGCAGCGTCGGCTACGCGACGACGACCGCCCGCGGCGGCGAGGACCTCACCGAACTGTACGTCCTCGCCGTCCAAGACGACGGGAGCCTCCTCGCCGAGAACTACCCGAGCGCGGTCGAGGTCGGCGAGTCCGCCGAACTGTACGTCGGCCTCGACAACCACCGCGGCGCCGAGACCACCTACACCGTCGTCGGCGTCGTCCAGGAGGTCGACCTCGACACCGGCGCGGTCGTCCGACAGGACGAGTTCCAGCGGTACACCGCGACCGTCGCGGACGAGGGTTCGTGGGGCGTCCGCCACGAGGTCACACCCCTGTGGGCTGGGGTCAACATCCGCGTCGTCTACCTGCTCTACCTCGACAGCGCCCCGGGTGTCGTCTCCCGCGAGTCCGCCGTCGACTCCGTCCACCTCTGGATGGACGTCACCGACCCCTTCGGTCTCGATGCGGACGCAGGGTCCGCGCCTGCTGCGGGTGCCGGTGTGGGTGTCGGTGACGGCGTCGACGCAGACGCCGGCGGCACCGACGCGCCGACGGGCACCGGCGCGGGACCACTGAACACGACCGTGACGACGGGCGGGAACACGACCACGGCGACGAACGCGACCGCTTCGGGGACGACCGCGGCCGCGAACGCGTCGGGCTCGTCGGGTGCGACGACGGCCGGAGCGGCCGCGTCGGAGTAGGCGATGGGTCGACCCAGCCGCCGGAGCCTCAAGCGTTTTGCCGTCACCGGGCGTCGACAGGGTGTGCTCGCCCGTCTCCCCGCGGTGGTGACAAGCGTCCTCGTCTGCCTCCTCCTGATCAGCGCCAGTGTCGGCGCCGTCGTCGACCCGGTGAGCGACTCCGACGCGTCCGGCCCCGACGCACAGTCCCCGATTCAAACGCAGGTGGCGGCGCCCGAGAACGCGAACGAGAGTGGGGCGAACGCGACGAACGAGAGCGACCCGGACGGCCAGTTCGAACCGGTCCCCGTCGTCGACCACGAGGACCCGCGGACGGCGCTCGGCCGCGGCAACGCTCGGGCCGTCGAGTCGTACCTCGTCGGGTCGATGTCGAACCGGCTCACGCGGAGCGCCCGTCTCCTCGCCGCCGACGAGTATCCCGAGGCGCGCGCGCTGCTCGGCCCCGAGTACGACAGCCTCTACGGTCGCTACGACGACGTCCGCGGTGACGTCGGCGTCAGCCAGGAGGCGGCCGAGCGCTACGCCGTCGTCCGGGACGAGCAGGTCGCGTACATCACGGCCGTCCAGAACTACACGCTCGTCCGCGAGGACTACAGCGAGGCGCGCCGGTCGGCCGACTCCTTCCGGTCGCGCCGACTCGCCCGCGAGATGGACCTGCAGGCCGAGGCGGTGGTCGAACACCGTGACAACCTCGTCGCCAACTACACGCTCATGCCCGAGATGGGCAGCGACCGCCAGAACGAGACCATCCGCCTCGTCTCGCTGCAGGCCATCGAGGTGACGGCACTGCAGGCGACCGTCCGCGACGAGCAGTTCGTCGACACCCGGCTCCGGCTCCGCGTCCCCAACACGACCGGGTCGTTCGCCGCGCCCTACGAACTCCAGGGGACGGTCACCACCGCCGACGGCATCCCCCTGGCGAACGAGTCCGGCCAGCTCATCGTCGGTACCCAGCGTACCCCCGTCCAGACGGACGCGAACGGCTCGTTCTCTGTCGTGTACCGCCCCACGACCGTCCCCGACGGCGCGGCGACGGTCGAGGCGCGCTTCTTCGTCGACGAGCAGTCGGCGTACCTCGGCGACCGGACGACGGTCGACCTCTTCGTCAGACAGGAGACACCCACCGTCTCCGTCGACGCGCGCCCGACCACCGTCGCGTTCGGCGACGAGTTCGTGGTCGCCGGCCGCGTCGGCGCGACGGTCCCGACCGCCGCGAGCTACGTGGCGCGGACGGCCGACGTCAACGCCTTCCGGGACAGATTGACTGCCGCCGTCGCCGCCGAGGCGCGCGCGGCGTACGCGGCGAACCGCACGCCGCCCGTGACGTCGACGGTCCGGGTGGCTATCGGCGACCTCCAGACCGTCTCACGGCCCGAGACCGTCGCGCTCACGCTCGACGTGACGAACCTCACGACGGTGCGCGGCTCGCCCGCCGACCCCGCGAACCTCTCCGTTTCGGTCGACGAGACGGCGATTCGGGCGCTCCCGCTCCCGGCGTCGCTCACCTCGCCCCTGCCGACGGAGTACGTCGGCGCGGGCAACGTGACGCTGGTCGTCGCCATCGGGGACCTCCGGCTCGGCACCACGCAGACGGCGGCCGACGGGCGATACACCCTCGCCGCGCCGTTGCCGCAGGACGCCCGCGGCGGAACCCAACCGGTCCGGGTCGCCCTCGTCGCCACCGACCGCGCGCTCGCGCCGGCCGTCGCCACCACGAACGTCTCCGTCCAGACGACGCCGACGCGGGTCCGCCTCGACGAGGTGACTACCCGCGGGCGAGAGCTACTCCTCGCCGGAACGCTCTCGACGGCGAACGACGAACCACTCGGCGACCAGCAGGTCCAGATCCGCGTCGACGGGACCGTCGTCGAGACCGTCCGAACCGCGGCCGACGGCACGTTCGAGACGTCGCTCACCCTCCCCGACCGCGACGAGTCGCGGTCGACGGTCAGTGTCGTCGTCGGGTTCGACGACCCGACCAGCAACCTCGCTCCCTCCCAGAGCACCGCCT encodes the following:
- a CDS encoding DUF58 domain-containing protein, translated to MNYSRRLWGVVALLVLFAVGAPLLEQPVFLFAAAGLLAWVLAHGYQFVAAARWLEGELVVEQTPTTPAFVDEARPFTVRVSLPRPVDLRLRVEPRVPVAGDPTIEPVELAPGETAAELTGTLTWRVAGEYRLEPASVRVADRWGLFSATFRAGETPTARIDPPRPRDTYIAEGGASLLSTLGRQQTVLRGNGFDLGEVREYVPGDAITRIDWKATARLDDLHVREFESETAVVTTMILDARAGLHAGPPGATKFDYLRQVALALVGESRNSGEPIGLYVLDDEGVSGLPARATGEQYERLRRRLYAIETVEGAGSDSTRLHRRSRQRTRRAARSLEGDETAFARRLRPFLADDASASVESDRLYRLLRSGRARTTLAGGGTVLTVVLTDDANRAALRESVRLAQRRDGHVVVFLTPSALFDADADDAADARATYGRLREFDTFRRELSGMAGVSAFEVGPGSRLERVLREAEARRQRVEARP
- a CDS encoding DUF1616 domain-containing protein is translated as MSSDRRFLSAVTREAPPDLLVLAGVVVATWVTLAVALPQGNPLVVPLAVLFVLVAPGYALVSALFPARRAAQTRDGHHLDVRGLDFPERLALGVGTSIVVAPFVAFVLQATVAGIARTPVLLLLGAVTLFVIALAIVRWRALPPELRYHVGLRTDRLRAAPVADRLLVVVVAVVVVVAVSSVGYATTTARGGEDLTELYVLAVQDDGSLLAENYPSAVEVGESAELYVGLDNHRGAETTYTVVGVVQEVDLDTGAVVRQDEFQRYTATVADEGSWGVRHEVTPLWAGVNIRVVYLLYLDSAPGVVSRESAVDSVHLWMDVTDPFGLDADAGSAPAAGAGVGVGDGVDADAGGTDAPTGTGAGPLNTTVTTGGNTTTATNATASGTTAAANASGSSGATTAGAAASE
- a CDS encoding DUF4129 domain-containing protein, whose product is MLARLPAVVTSVLVCLLLISASVGAVVDPVSDSDASGPDAQSPIQTQVAAPENANESGANATNESDPDGQFEPVPVVDHEDPRTALGRGNARAVESYLVGSMSNRLTRSARLLAADEYPEARALLGPEYDSLYGRYDDVRGDVGVSQEAAERYAVVRDEQVAYITAVQNYTLVREDYSEARRSADSFRSRRLAREMDLQAEAVVEHRDNLVANYTLMPEMGSDRQNETIRLVSLQAIEVTALQATVRDEQFVDTRLRLRVPNTTGSFAAPYELQGTVTTADGIPLANESGQLIVGTQRTPVQTDANGSFSVVYRPTTVPDGAATVEARFFVDEQSAYLGDRTTVDLFVRQETPTVSVDARPTTVAFGDEFVVAGRVGATVPTAASYVARTADVNAFRDRLTAAVAAEARAAYAANRTPPVTSTVRVAIGDLQTVSRPETVALTLDVTNLTTVRGSPADPANLSVSVDETAIRALPLPASLTSPLPTEYVGAGNVTLVVAIGDLRLGTTQTAADGRYTLAAPLPQDARGGTQPVRVALVATDRALAPAVATTNVSVQTTPTRVRLDEVTTRGRELLLAGTLSTANDEPLGDQQVQIRVDGTVVETVRTAADGTFETSLTLPDRDESRSTVSVVVGFDDPTSNLAPSQSTASVVTLPEPRTEAATEVPVITQLREALGISEVLVVLPVVDVGLSPGLIAGAVGVLVAVAGLVFVARRRRAGPVTAAGRRHLDDLSSEAFLDAGRPDPTDAADTTPPAVYLRAAHEALAASNPRLATEYAYVAVRRHLAADSALPVRVTHREFLRAVRDGGYDIADVVDTLTTAYERAAFSPRGVSPDDAEQAVSAAERVVG